The sequence below is a genomic window from Silene latifolia isolate original U9 population chromosome 7, ASM4854445v1, whole genome shotgun sequence.
ctagtttgtttttattttcttatgttTTTCTATTTGTTTGGATTATGTTTGTATGGTTTTTTTAGTATCTTTGTTTggataatttttatgttttatttttattttcagatgtttgtcttattgtttgaAGACAGTATTTAATTTAATGCAACGATATTTAATTAAATGACTTTAAacgtaatttaacataatttaattaaaacattcattaaaacataatttaattaaaacataaaccacttaaaacataaattcaaaacaaacaacaacaccccataccctaaccctaaaccccaaaccctaaaccccaaatcccaaaccctaaaccctaaaccctaaaccctaaaccctaaaccccaaaccctaaaccccaaactcgaaaccctaaaccccaaaccctaaaccccaaaccataaacgattattacttaaaacataacataattaaataactatcgaacttaattatcttccgatAATGAAgacgacgattccttatcttcttcatgatcatgaacctcaatttcttcaggttgggtagACATATATTCAGTCAACAAATCATTCAAGTAGAGATAAAGAATTCCTTGCCCCGGCACTCTACCAGCACATAAGTCTGATAGTCTTGGGTAATCGATCACGGTGAGGATGCGCTCAAAATATGTAAAGAGATCACTTCGTAACCtgcgaaactcccacatcttctcggTTAATGCTTCATCAGACACAACCTCATCTGTAACCGCTGGAGTTAGCACATCTTCTCGGTTTTCTTGTAAAATTATACAAAGGCTACCAATTGGAGGCTCTTCAAGCATGTGACATACAGTGGCACTGGGAACCACTGATTCAAGACGCTCAATTAGaattggtaaattttgaacaattagatCGATTCTTATTTGATAAACTCTGGTTTTTTGTgcatttgtgagaaccattttagtATTGTATGTTGTGAATAGAATTGGATGTTGTGAATAGAATTGGATGTTGTGATTAGAATTGGATGTTGTCATTAGaattggatgttgtgattgaaattgacatagaatggcctatttataagctagtaattgtaacggctatttttgaataataacggtaacatttgaattataacggtaacatttgaattataacggttattttgaattataacggttattttgaattataacagtaacatttgaattataacggttattttgaattataacggttattttgaattataacggttatttttgaatacTCAACTATATTAACATATTCATCTTCTTCCAGTTTTCAATCATCCTCATCTTCTTCTACTTTTGACTTCTATTTTCTTCCTTATCTATCCACTAATGTCGACATCATCCTCAATGGGGAGAAATCACCCAATTGAAGGCCTTAACTTTAAGAATCAACGTTGCAATCTTTGCCGCAAAAACGCTATCATCATGATTTCCGGGTCAATTAATAATCCAATGAAAGCGTACTTTAAGTGTTTAGTTTGCAATAATTTTGTATCGTGGTTGACTGAAGATCATTTGACAATAACATAAAGGTTGGAGATAGCATGTgaagatgaaggtgatgatgcatcaagtggaaAAGCCATGAAAGAGCAAGTGATATGTTTGAAAGAGGAAATTTCGAGTTTGTCAAAGATGATGAAGTTTTATTTTaagtgtatcttgtatttgtttgtGTTTCTTATGTTAGCCATTGTTATGAAGTAGTGAGTATTTGCAAAAATTTCCAAATTTGTATTAGTTGTCATGAATTCttgaaatttcagaaattagtaAAATGATTGTTATGATTTTCAATAATATATTACATTACACAAGTGAACTTAATAGTTTTTTCAATCCGAACAACTACTAACTCAGATAACCGTCGCACTATCAGAGACCCGACTTCTACGACGTCTTCTCGGAGTTTCTAACATGAACGCTTGCCAAATCTCAATGTTATGTTGGTACAAAGTCTCTAGGTGAACAACACTGGGATCTCGGAAGGTCAACCAAGCGGGATCAAGTGGCGGCATAGGGAGACTCTCAAGGGGGCTGCTAGAATGCAATCGCATCCAATGGCTATGATGTAGGACAAACCATAAAATACCACACGGTAGTCGGCCTTCCACTCGGGTCTTCAATGGCATGATAGTTTTGCAACTTCCTTCCCAAACATTCTTCCCGTCTCGCAGTGTATGACCAATCACACATATCGTCCAGTTGAACATCGTTGCAAAAACTAGCAAATCGTCGCTACACATCCAATGGTCCCGCCACAACTAATCTGCTGAAAAAAACTCAACTCATCGAAGTGCTATATCCAACCCGACACACCGAGTGGTGATTGAAAACCTCCATATAACTCTGCATAGATAGAATCGGTCCTCATCTCCCTCGAACACCATTCCCGCATAACTATATAATCTGTCTCTTGGCCTCGCTGGGCGTGCGATATTACCCGGAATCCACAATGACCGTCATCTCCAACATCCACCCAACCATCGTAGTGGCCCCACAAAACCTCAGGAATACCCCACCGTTTGACCCATGTTGATATAAAGCCAATGGTAAAGTTCCTTCCCAAAGGAGCACCGGGAGTTCCTGATTCGAAATCACCAAATCTTTGTTGAACGTCTGCATTTGTTGAACAGTGAGTACTTGGTGTCCCGAACTTCCTTTCTGCATGCTCAAAACCCGACTAGTTTCTAGTGGTTGAACCTCTTGGACGACCTTTCGGGTGCTCATTAATAGGGGGTGGCAAAATCTCTTGGTACTCCGGGTGGTGGAAATCACGCAACAAGTCTATGGCCGCCCTTAGTTTAACCGGGTCACCGTGCCTCACATCATCCACTAATTTCTCCCATAAATCAACGTCATTTTTCGGCATTTGTTGAGGAATATCATACACCAATGTCTTCCAAAAGACATGAATATCCTCGAGATGGACCCTCCTACCTCTTCCGTGCATAGATACCAAATTGCATGCACAAGATAATCCATGAGTCGTTCGCATCACGTGTCGGTATCGATCATTCAATCCGATACCCAAACCAAGGCCTCTAGTAACTTCTTTCTCCATTAACTCTATGGCCTTAGTAGACACGTTTCCTTGCAATAAGGAGAAAGTACGAGATGTTCTCCTTGGTTTACTCATTTCATCTTCGAGTTCTTTCTTAATCTTCGAGTGTTGACTTTCAAGCATGCCGTGGATACGGGACCACATGGAGTCAAGTGTGAGATGCTTTGACTTCAACTAAGCCTTCAATAGAGAATGTGCTAACTCAACACGGGAAGTTGCCGTGTTACCAAAATATAAGACCTCGTTTCTATAGTATAAAACGAACTTCCCTGCGTGTTGACCCCAAGTTGCCCATACATAATCCTCCATTTTCGGCCACTTACGTTGGAAACACTGCCACGCACGCTGAAACGATTCCTTGGTAACTGAATTGATCACCCTAAACCAACCGTCTTCTTTATTTGAGATGACAAATTTCCTCATACTTTCAGTTTGGTATGTTGTCAAGGCTTTTTCATTGAAGGCTTTGTTCACATGCCATCTACACAACAAATGCTCAGCCCGGGGAAATACTTGCTCAAGAGCGCTgatcaaacccaattcccgaTCGGTGACAAATACAGCAGGGGACGCTACTCCGGTGGCATCTAAAATCGCAGCTAACTTTCTCAACAACCACTTGTAATTCACGTCAGACTCGGTAGGAATCATCGCACATGCAATTAAGAAGGACGATCCCGTGGGTGTCACACCAACCATCTCAATGAGTGGATTCTTGTAAATGTTGGTTTTATAAGTCGAATCCATGAGGACCACATAAGGATAAGCCCGGAATAACTTAATCGCTTCAGGATGAGCCATGAAAATGTGAGTCAACTCTTTTGACTCCTCGGAATCAATCTCGTAGAAGTAGACGTATTTCGCTGCCACCGCTAGAGCCAACATTTGCTGAGCGGTGTTTCTTTCACCCAATTCTTCTTTCTTAATTTTCCTTGTTTCATTATACAGTTGGGTGCTTGACGGTTGAGGTTTTTTGGGCGATCTCAAATGAAGACCATTTTTAATATCCCTCGGTTGAACCTCGGCCAATGTTTGTTGCCTAACATATGCCTTCTCTTCCGCGTCCAATCCCGCAAAGTGCCGATCCCCGTCCTTATAAACGGCTACGTTGTGGTTGTGTAGTCCAGCACCCTCGGAGGTTACAATGTTCCACACCACCGTCTCTTTATCATTTTTAGACACGAAATTTTGAACGGCGCGAATACGAAACTTGCATGAACACTTCTGCGACCTCCTTGGCTTTTCAAAATCGTCCGATTCTTTTGGTTTACCATGTCTTTTACATCGAAAATAACTTGCCAACAACCCGTTCTTTTTCCTATTTTTAGCTCCGttatttgctttaaccaaagcaaaCCCATTATCGAATGCGATTTTCTGAGCCCAATTGAAAGCATCGTCACGCATTTCAAAATCTATAGTAGTCTcaaacaacgggttgtaatcaaTTGGATTATCGCCAAAATCCTCCCACGATTCCTGTTACAAGCAATAAGGACTatagtaagacaataaaaaggattCATATACTACATAAGTTGcgtaaaacgaaagtaaaacatgtaaaaacgAGTAGAAAACGAGTTATTCATGCCTAAAACACGAGACCCAACAAACGACCGTGGCCAAACATTACTTTCCATCGATCAACCGCGGACGAACAACGAAAACCAACTTTAATCCACGGCCAAACAATGAAAATCAAcatttgaccacggccaaacaatgaaatccaacgtttgaccacggccaaacattgaattccaatgtttgaccacggccaaacattCAATTCCAACGttggaccatggccaaacgtggGAATCAAACGttggaccatggccaaacgtggAATTCCTTTGTTTGGTCCGTGGCCAAACGTTGGTTTCCATTGTTTGGACCGTGGTCTGAACGTTGGTTTCCAACTTTGGCCATGGTTCATCTTTCGGGGGACATTTTTCAGATTACGCAACAAATTCAAAGATTCGCTACTACTAAGTTAATAcgtcaagtaattcaactatcgaatagaatgaacgatgcgcaaaaaaaattgaaaaattaagcaaATGATTAAGTTGTTTACGTACCATTGAATCGAGATTAGACATAtttataattgttgttgttgttgttgttgtttgttttgaatttggttgagtttgAGAGAATTTTTTTTACAGAGAGAAAGTCAAAAGGGCAGTcatcgtcttttttatgaaaaacgttgtcgatataaatcagcccccttttcatttcctccataactcaatttatctcctccttctctcaaacaccaaaaacccactaaaaatcctccttacaatccctaaattcaccataaatccttcatttctccaccaaatctcataaaaattatatatttggaatcctctcttcaatcttcatctactagtaagctttattttcatttcccccaatttttgtttaagacactttttttagggtttcgaatttaagcttaataattgtgtttttgttgttcttataggtgaagaatttgaagatgagttaggtgactcatatgttgttgaagatgaagagtaattttgggttttagaagttttcttaagttattacttgtctctttgttagcttaaggtaactattccgagttactcgacgaattaatgtcacattagtagttgtatttgttgtttgttgttgttgtttgagacgatcttgttgataaatgaatgaatggagtaagatgagtatgcttatgtttaatttatgttacccatttgtatattattgtttggaacaaatttggatgaggaattatgtgttgtgaagagtccgcgtgttggctggaacgcgtcagtaccggaccgagacggtttccaatgtttccaaaaatatgacagattgaacggcatcgaaaaattaggtggtttagccacttgaatcactcaattcggagtccgtatgagtaaatggcgtcgttttatcgattaaaatttatagaaaagtttacccttgtgtgagacggttatttatgctattttattatgcgagaattttgtggaattagttattttgtaagttggaatgtttttctttatgttgatagtgttcacatgatagaaattggaaatagaatgagaatgatattgtgatgaattttgtgatttgggccaaagtaggccaagactctgagctgggccagattgaccaaacgagtttggtcaaactaggtttaaaccggtcagcttcgatttgaccgatgacccgtcgcgggactcgggtcgagggtttgtctttgaggtgagattggttgttattggatgtttcatgttatgccttgatatttgtaattatcatttcacatgttggttgttgaatgctttggatgccttatgcttgagtcttgttgcctctctgccattttagcttgttctcatggattatggtactgttggttagctggaatttgtattattattgatattggagatattgttggattgtcagctaaatatgctcttgcgaagcctttcatatgctagggtgtgtatgatcatttgtgtgtgcaagtttggactctttgcccctttttttggttaattgggtgtcctacttgtcttgtgtgatgtgggctaaagtattcgagctgggactaggtcctaggtgagtatttcggccttcatcatagataggccattatagtctttgacgagtgtatgtttgcggcttaatagcctttgtgtcttagcttggtgggtttatatccaagttagggcatgacctcctgacgtcctcatagaagtatgtggtcagcttaagtactagctaACCCTTtagtggactccttaggggtactcatgtgtgtgatcatgggtcttggatgcggtattttccgcatgtcgctaggtctgcgcaggtttaggactagggtgtttaccttacctcgtggtatagactcgagttacagagtgactattgactgtactaggaacttatgcctgtctctagatatattgtcctt
It includes:
- the LOC141590532 gene encoding protein FAR1-RELATED SEQUENCE 2-like — protein: MSNLDSMESWEDFGDNPIDYNPLFETTIDFEMRDDAFNWAQKIAFDNGFALVKANNGAKNRKKNGLLASYFRCKRHGKPKESDDFEKPRRSQKCSCKFRIRAVQNFVSKNDKETVVWNIVTSEGAGLHNHNVAVYKDGDRHFAGLDAEEKAYVRQQTLAEVQPRDIKNGLHLRSPKKPQPSSTQLYNETRKIKKEELGERNTAQQMLALAVAAKYVYFYEIDSEESKELTHIFMAHPEAIKLFRAYPYVVLMDSTYKTNIYKNPLIEMVGVTPTGSSFLIACAMIPTESDVNYKWLLRKLAAILDATGVASPAVFVTDRELGLISALEQVFPRAEHLLCRWHVNKAFNEKALTTYQTESMRKFVISNKEDGWFRVINSVTKESFQRAWQCFQRKWPKMEDYVWATWGQHAGKFVLYYRNEVLYFGNTATSRVELAHSLLKA